One genomic segment of Equus quagga isolate Etosha38 chromosome 20, UCLA_HA_Equagga_1.0, whole genome shotgun sequence includes these proteins:
- the LOC124230873 gene encoding formin-like protein 5 encodes MGSPRRRTPGPPSLPASDQTLREPGPHARRLTSTGTAEPSQTCPPPGRRPRPPPPVCPALARPGSGDVLEASKQP; translated from the exons ATGGGGTCCCCGCGGCGACGCACGCCCGGGCCCCCGTCCCTCCCCGCGTCGGACCAGACCCTGCGGGAGCCCGGCCCCCACGCTCGCCGACTAACTTCTACTGGAACCGCAGAGCCCTCGCAAACGTGCCCGCCTCCAGGACGCCGACCAAGACCGCCTCCCCCAGTTTGCCCGGCGCTGGCCCGGCCCG GAAGCGGGGACGTGTTGGAGGCCTCCAAGCAGCCCTGA
- the AMN gene encoding protein amnionless isoform X2 encodes MGALGRALLWLQLCALTRAAYKFWVPNTDFDAATNWSQNRTPCAGAAVRFPADKMVSVLVREGHSISDMLLPLDGEFVLASGARFSAPDASSDSDCSAGAPALFLDPDRFSWHDPSVWRSGHAARGLFSVDSERVPCRHDDVVFPSDASFRVGLGLGARTVRVRSVWALGQTFTRDEDLAAFLASRAGRLRFHGPGALSVGSEACADPSGCVCGNAEVQPWICEALLQPLGGHCPPAACHDALRPEGQCCDLCGAIVLLTHGPAFDLDRYRARLLDSFLALPQYQGLQMAVSKVPRTPQSREATGAEADTEIQVVLAETGTETGGAGRLARALLADVAEHGEALGVLSATARESGAPVGDGSAAAQGGPAPRAALAGGVVAALLLLLALLAGALLLRRAGRLRWRRRDEAAPAPAGAPLGFDNPVFDVAGSAEQPPAPQADARSTSRSYFVNPLFEAEA; translated from the exons ATGGGCGCGCTGGGCCGGGCCCTGCTGTGGCTGCAGCTCTGCG CGCTGACCCGGGCCGCCTACAAATTCTGGGTCCCCAACACCGACTTCGACGCCGCCACCAACTGGAGCCAGAACCGGACCCCGTGCGCGGGCGCCGCCGTCAGGTTCCCCGCGGACAAG ATGGTGTCAGTCCTGGTGCGAGAAGGTCACAGCATCTCGGACATG CTCCTACCGCTGGATGGGGAATTCGTCCTGGCCTCAGGAGCCAGATTCAGCGCCCCAGACGCCAGCTCGGACTCTGACTGCAGCGCAG GCGCCCCCGCGCTCTTCCTCGACCCTGACCGCTTCTCGTGGCACGACCCGAGCGTCTGGCGCTCCGGGCACGCGGCGCGCGGGCTCTTCTCCGTGGACTCCGAGCGCGTGCCCTGCCGTCACGACGACGTCGTCTTCCCGTCCGACGCCTCCTTCCGTGTGGGCCTCGGCCTCGGCGCCCGGACCGTGCGCGTCCGCAGCGTCTGGGCGCTGGGCCAG ACGTTCACGCGCGACGAGGACCTGGCCGCTTTCCTGGCGTCCCGCGCCGGCCGCCTGCGCTTCCACGGGCCGGGCGCGCTGAGCGTGGGCTCCGAGGCCTGCGCCGACCCGTCGGGCTGCGTCTGCGGCAACGCCGAG GTGCAGCCGTGGATCTGCGaggccctgctccagcccctgggcGGCCACTGCCCCCCTGCCGCCTGCCACGACGCCCTCCGACCGGAGGGACAGTGCTGCGACCTCTGCG GAGCCATCGTGTTGCTGACCCACGGCCCCGCCTTTGACCTGGACCGGTACCGGGCGCGGCTGCTGGACTCCTTCCTGGCCCTG CCCCAGTACCAGGGGCTGCAAATGGCGGTGTCCAAGGTGCCGCGCACGCCCCAGTCCCGCGAGGCCACGGGCGCGGAGGCGGACACGGAGATCCAGGTGGTGCTGGCGGAAACCGGGACCGAGACGGGAGGCGCGGGGCGGCTGGCCCGGGCCCTTCTGGCGGACGTCGCCGAGCACG GCGAGGCCCTCGGGGTCCTGTCGGCGACGGCCCGGGAGTCGGGTGCGCCTGTCGGGGACGGCTCGGCGGCGGCGCAGGGTGGCCCGGCGCCGCGCGCGGCGCTGGCGGGCGGAGTAGTGGCCGCCCTGCTCCTGTTGCTGGCGCTGCTGGCGGGGGCGCTGCTGTTGCGCCGCGCCGGGAGGCTCAG GTGGAGAAGGCGCGACGAGGCGGCTCCCGCGCCGGCCGGGGCGCCCCTGGGCTTCGACAACCCGGTGTTCGATGTGGCGGGCTCTGCGGAGCAG CCCCCCGCCCCGCAGGCAGACGCTAGGAGCACCAGCCGCAGCTATTTTGTTAACCCGCTGTTCGAGGCCGAGGCTTGA
- the AMN gene encoding protein amnionless isoform X1 — MGALGRALLWLQLCALTRAAYKFWVPNTDFDAATNWSQNRTPCAGAAVRFPADKMVSVLVREGHSISDMLLPLDGEFVLASGARFSAPDASSDSDCSAGAPALFLDPDRFSWHDPSVWRSGHAARGLFSVDSERVPCRHDDVVFPSDASFRVGLGLGARTVRVRSVWALGQTFTRDEDLAAFLASRAGRLRFHGPGALSVGSEACADPSGCVCGNAEVQPWICEALLQPLGGHCPPAACHDALRPEGQCCDLCGAIVLLTHGPAFDLDRYRARLLDSFLALPQYQGLQMAVSKVPRTPQSREATGAEADTEIQVVLAETGTETGGAGRLARALLADVAEHGEALGVLSATARESGAPVGDGSAAAQGGPAPRAALAGGVVAALLLLLALLAGALLLRRAGRLRWRRRDEAAPAPAGAPLGFDNPVFDVAGSAEQVRGRAWLGPLRGRAQRPTPSDSAPPQPPAPQADARSTSRSYFVNPLFEAEA, encoded by the exons ATGGGCGCGCTGGGCCGGGCCCTGCTGTGGCTGCAGCTCTGCG CGCTGACCCGGGCCGCCTACAAATTCTGGGTCCCCAACACCGACTTCGACGCCGCCACCAACTGGAGCCAGAACCGGACCCCGTGCGCGGGCGCCGCCGTCAGGTTCCCCGCGGACAAG ATGGTGTCAGTCCTGGTGCGAGAAGGTCACAGCATCTCGGACATG CTCCTACCGCTGGATGGGGAATTCGTCCTGGCCTCAGGAGCCAGATTCAGCGCCCCAGACGCCAGCTCGGACTCTGACTGCAGCGCAG GCGCCCCCGCGCTCTTCCTCGACCCTGACCGCTTCTCGTGGCACGACCCGAGCGTCTGGCGCTCCGGGCACGCGGCGCGCGGGCTCTTCTCCGTGGACTCCGAGCGCGTGCCCTGCCGTCACGACGACGTCGTCTTCCCGTCCGACGCCTCCTTCCGTGTGGGCCTCGGCCTCGGCGCCCGGACCGTGCGCGTCCGCAGCGTCTGGGCGCTGGGCCAG ACGTTCACGCGCGACGAGGACCTGGCCGCTTTCCTGGCGTCCCGCGCCGGCCGCCTGCGCTTCCACGGGCCGGGCGCGCTGAGCGTGGGCTCCGAGGCCTGCGCCGACCCGTCGGGCTGCGTCTGCGGCAACGCCGAG GTGCAGCCGTGGATCTGCGaggccctgctccagcccctgggcGGCCACTGCCCCCCTGCCGCCTGCCACGACGCCCTCCGACCGGAGGGACAGTGCTGCGACCTCTGCG GAGCCATCGTGTTGCTGACCCACGGCCCCGCCTTTGACCTGGACCGGTACCGGGCGCGGCTGCTGGACTCCTTCCTGGCCCTG CCCCAGTACCAGGGGCTGCAAATGGCGGTGTCCAAGGTGCCGCGCACGCCCCAGTCCCGCGAGGCCACGGGCGCGGAGGCGGACACGGAGATCCAGGTGGTGCTGGCGGAAACCGGGACCGAGACGGGAGGCGCGGGGCGGCTGGCCCGGGCCCTTCTGGCGGACGTCGCCGAGCACG GCGAGGCCCTCGGGGTCCTGTCGGCGACGGCCCGGGAGTCGGGTGCGCCTGTCGGGGACGGCTCGGCGGCGGCGCAGGGTGGCCCGGCGCCGCGCGCGGCGCTGGCGGGCGGAGTAGTGGCCGCCCTGCTCCTGTTGCTGGCGCTGCTGGCGGGGGCGCTGCTGTTGCGCCGCGCCGGGAGGCTCAG GTGGAGAAGGCGCGACGAGGCGGCTCCCGCGCCGGCCGGGGCGCCCCTGGGCTTCGACAACCCGGTGTTCGATGTGGCGGGCTCTGCGGAGCAGGTGAGGGGGCGGGCGTGGTTGGGGCCTCTCCGAGGCAGGGCTCAGCGCCCGACGCCTTCTGACTCCGCGCCCCCGCAGCCCCCCGCCCCGCAGGCAGACGCTAGGAGCACCAGCCGCAGCTATTTTGTTAACCCGCTGTTCGAGGCCGAGGCTTGA